The proteins below come from a single Oryzias latipes chromosome 14, ASM223467v1 genomic window:
- the LOC105357980 gene encoding olfactory receptor 4K2-like → MSSSSAMNVTSSLLDEGLMRVIILSTLSTVPACVFLVINGIMLFTLRSKPVFRETCRFVLLFNLLLADTLQLAQSQLHLLFSACRVQLAYSLCIALNMIVNLTTGISPLTLVLMPLERYVAVCYPLRHASIITIRNTAAAVIAVWAVSSLNNLTRVLMFLKFPFEKIKPTDVCANVSVMLAPLTADYDRAYTCVVFVSAGVAVTSSYVGVIVAARSASTDKALARKAQHTLLLHLVQLGLSLSSTINNPVIVALSKLLTRMAFLWIQGIFYIFFIIFPRCMTSLIYGLRDQTIRPVLMYHLSCHFKVSVGGLKK, encoded by the coding sequence ATGTCAAGCAGTTCTGCCATGAATGTGACTAGCTCCTTGCTCGATGAAGGATTAATGAGGGTAATTATACTTTCCACTCTCTCTACCGTTCCTGCCTGTGTTTTTCTTGTCATAAATGGCATCATGTTGTTCACTTTAAGGAGTAAACCGGTGTTTCGGGAAACCTGCCGCTTTGTTCTCCTCTTTAACCTCCTTCTTGCAGACACTCTTCAGCTGGCACAGAGTCAGCTTCATCTTTTGTTCTCTGCTTGCAGAGTTCAACTTGCATATTCTCTATGTATTGCACTCAACATGATTGTTAATCTCACCACTGGGATTTCTCCTCTCACTCTGGTGTTGATGCCTTTGGAGCGGTACGTGGCTGTGTGTTACCCACTGAGGCACGCTTCCATCATCACGATCAGAAACACGGCAGCTGCAGTTATTGCAGTCTGGGCCGTCAGTTCACTCAACAATCTGACTCGAGTTCTGATGTTTTTGAAGTTTCCTTTTGAAAAGATCAAGCCGACTGATGTCTGTGCTAATGTCTCTGTTATGCTCGCACCTTTGACAGCAGACTACGACAGAGCGTACACTTGTGTGGTGTTTGTATCTGCAGGTGTGGCCGTCACTTCCTCCTACGTGGGGGTTATAGTAGCTGCCAGGTCGGCCTCCACAGACAAAGCTTTAGCTCGTAAAGCTCAGCACACTCTGCTACTGCATCTGGTTCAGCTGGGACTCAGTCTGTCTTCCACCATCAACAACCCTGTCATCGTTGCCCTGTCTAAACTTTTAACCAGGATGGCATTTTTATGGATTCAGGgtattttctatatatttttcATAATATTTCCCAGATGTATGACCTCCCTAATTTATGGTCTAAGAGATCAGACCATCAGACCTGTTCTCATGTACCATCTGAGCTGCCACTTTAAAGTCAGTGTTGGCggtttaaagaaataa
- the LOC101171968 gene encoding olfactory receptor 4K2-like: MANISQGNITSESLYQNFGSTLIFSIISTVPSCVFLVINGIMLFTLRSKPVFRETCRFILLFNLLLADTLQLAQSQLHLLLTVCRVKVAYSLCIALNMIVNLATGISPLTLVLMPLERYVAVCYPLRHASVITVRNTVAAVIAVWAVSSLNSLTRVLMFLKFPFEKMEVYDLCSNIALVLGALTAEYDRAYTCVVFVSAGVAVTSSYVGVIVAARSASTDKALARKARHTLLLHLVQLGLSLSSTIYNPLVIALSKVLTRMAFLWIQNIFYVTFIIFPRCMTSLIYGLRDQTIRSLLLDHLCCRLKVRIRG; the protein is encoded by the coding sequence ATGGCAAACATCTCTCAGGGTAACATCACAAGTGAATCACTTTACCAGAACTTTGGGAGTACGTTGATCTTTTCCATTATTTCTACTGTTCCCTCCTGTGTTTTTCTTGTCATAAATGGCATCATGTTGTTCACGTTGAGGAGTAAACCGGTGTTTCGGGAAACCTGCCGCTTTATTCTCCTCTTTAATCTCCTTCTTGCAGACACTCTTCAGCTGGCACAGAGTCAGCTTCATCTTTTGCTGACTGTTTGTAGAGTTAAAGTTGCATATTCTCTGTGTATTGCACTCAACATGATTGTTAATCTAGCCACTGGGATTTCTCCTCTCACTCTGGTGTTGATGCCTTTGGAGCGGTACGTGGCTGTGTGTTACCCACTGAGGCACGCTTCCGTCATCACGGTCAGAAACACAGTAGCTGCAGTTATTGCAGTCTGGGCCGTCAGTTCACTCAACAGTCTGACTCGAGTTCTGATGTTTTTGAAGTTTCCTTTTGAAAAGATGGAAGTTTATGATCTCTGTTCTAACATTGCTTTAGTTCTTGGGGCTTTGACAGCAGAATACGACAGAGCGTACACTTGTGTGGTGTTTGTATCTGCAGGTGTGGCCGTCACTTCCTCCTACGTGGGGGTTATAGTAGCTGCCAGGTCAGCCTCCACAGACAAAGCTTTAGCTCGTAAGGCTCGACACACTCTGCTACTGCATCTGGTTCAGCTGGGACTCAGTCTGTCTTCCACCATTTACAACCCACTGGTCATTGCCCTTTCTAAAGTTTTAACAAGAATGGCATTTCTGTGGattcagaatattttttatgtcacgTTCATAATATTTCCCAGATGTATGACCTCTCTGATCTACGGTCTAAGAGATCAAACCATCAGATCTCTTCTTTTGGACCATCTGTGCTGCCGTCTAAAAGTTAGGATCAGAGGCTGA